GGCATAGCGCTGACGCTCTTGGTCGTTCTCTGCTTCGACGCCGAGTGCAGTCAGCGGATCGAGATTCGGGCTCCAGTAACCACGCGGGCCGGCTTGGATCTGTTCGAAGCGTGTCCACTCCTGCTCCGTCAGACCCCAGCTTGCCGCCTGTTCAGAGTGCGAACGCTCCAGCGGAGCAGACTGCGTGTCCTGGGTCCGTGACGGTGTCGTGACGGGGTTGCCCAGCGCAGCGCCCGTGCTCAGCAATGAAATGAAACAGACGATGGGGCTCAGCGGAGCTCTGTTCATGATCGCTTCTCAAGGGAGGTGCACGGTCTGGTCTGGCTGAGCGGTCACCGCGAAGACGGCCGCGCTCTGCTCCAGCACCTTCAGCTGCCATGTGCCGAGCTGTTCGCCGTTGTGCAGCAACTGGATATCCTTGAGCGAGCGACTATCAGGAGGAGCTACCGCCAGAAAGCGCTCGCCACCGCGGTACTCGACGCTCAACACTGAAAATGGCGGCAGGAGCGGGGCAGGCTTGGGCTGAGCGGTTTTTTTCGGCTTGGCCGAGGAAGGCGTCGGTGGTGGGAGTGGTGGCTGGCTTTTGAGGTCCAGGAGTTGCTGCTCGACGTGCTCAAGTCGTGCACGTAGCGCGATCATGTCGGCTTCGGTAGCACGGGCTGCCAGACCATCGCGCAGTTCCTGTATCTCCTGCGCCCATTGATCCAACATCGGATCGAGGGTATTGACCTGTTGCTCACCGGAATCGACCATCTGCTTCAGGTCTTTCAGTGCGTACTGCAGCTTCTCCTGTGCGTTCAAGAGGGTGCTTGAATCACGTTGCAGGGCATTTAGGGTCTGTAGGCGTTGGGCGTTCGTATTTTCCAGCTCGGTCACGCGTTGATACTGGTTATACAAGCCACCACTCAGCCCGGAGACCGCCAGACAAAGTGAGCCGACAATGAGGGTTTGAAACGTCGAGGCTTTCATGGGCGTGCCTCCGGCTGATGGGCCGCGCTGGGTGCGACCCGCACGACGGCAGCATCATTTTTTTGCCGTTCGAAGCAGACCGAACGGCTGACCTCATCGCTTGTGAGTTGCCAGGCGGGGCCAGCCAGCACTTGTAGCGCGTTGCGTAGTGAGATCGGGCCGAGCCGGTAATGGGCGGCGGGCAGAGGCCGGGTAAACAGTATTTTTACTGGTTCGGCAGCAGGGCAGAGCGAATAACCTGAGCGCTGCAGCACGTAGTGCATCGCTTCCTGTACCGAAGGATTCAGGTTCGACGGAATGCTCACGTCAACGATTTGAGCGAGAAGATTACGTTGCTCTGCCGTGGGCTCGGTGCTGACCAGCGTATAGCGGCCATAGCGGAGCTCTGTCGGGTGACTCTCTTCGGCTGTACTCCTCGAAAGCTGGGCCCGATTGGAACCACCGGCATTCTCTGGACTAGTCGGCAATGGGGTGGGGATCTGCGCCGTGCAGGCGCTCAATAAACCCAGCAGGCAGACAGGCGTGAAAAAACGCTCCATGGAAAAAACCTCATGTCAGATTCAGTGCAGAACCTGACATGAGGTGAAGGAACGATTCAGTGAGTAAGTTGATTCAAGACGGGTCGTGTTTAAGTTGAACGCGTTGCTATTTCGTCATAAATGGCGAGCCCATCCAAGACGGCAGCGTCGGGGTCGAAAATCAACAACCTCACATCCGCCAATGCCGCCAGATACAGTACGTTGACCAGGGCTTCCGGTGTGCCAGCGTCGAGCTGCTCCTGCCTCAGCGATGTGTAAAGACCGCCCTCAATCTTCATCAGATTTTCGTCGGTCCAGGGCGTGCCGATCAGCTTACACCCGAGGCCATTGCCGTCTGTCAGGGCGAAGGGTTCAAACAGCAGACCGGTTGGTCCGGAGTTGAAATTGCTAGCCCGGCGTTCCAAGTAGCGCAACGCCTCTTCAGTGAGGTGTGCGGTACTGATCTCCCAGGCTCGACTGTAGTGTCCCGTTTCGAACTTCAAGCGATGGACCATGGCTTGGGCTTCTTCCAGGGAGTACAAGTCGCCGACGTGATGTCGCTCGCTGAGCATCTCGCCAGTCACGGAGTAAACCACTTGGCGCACCAGCCCGGTGGACGGACAGCATTCATCCAGCTCATCCGGAATGAATTGGCCTTCGCTGATCAAGGCGAAATCATCGTTGAAAAGGCAGGGGAACAGTTCCAGCGCATCGTCGGGTAGATGAACTTGTGAGTCGTGTATGGAGCGAAAGCAGGGAGGGCAGTCGTTTGCGTAGGTGATCAGTAGCAGCCGTTCGATAGATAGATTGTCATAGCCGCGAACAAATGGTTTTGAGGCCCCCAGCATGGCTGGGGTTTGGGTAGCGGAGTTCATGAGTATTCTCCAGGATGAAATGAACAAGGCGCCCGAAGGCGCCTGTAAGGGTTAAAGCCAACCGTATTCGGCAAGAGAAAGTGGGCGACCTTCACCCACGATGAAGTGATCCAGTACGTGAACCTCGATCAACGCCAAGGCCTCCTTCAACCGTGCGGTCAAGACGCGATCTGCCTGGCTGGGTTCCGTACATCCCGAGGGGTGGTTATGAACAAAAATGGCGGCTGCTGCGTTATGCGCTAGGGAGCGCTTGACGACTTGGCGGGGGTAAACGCTGGCGCCATCGATGCTTCCGTGAAAGAGGATTTCGAACGCCAGAACGCGATGGCGAGCATCGAAAAAAATCACACCGAAAACCTCATGCTCTTGGGGTGCAACATACAGTTTTAGATATGACGCCACGGCGTCAGGTGACGTCAGGCTGGGGCCGCGGGTGAACAGCCGACGATCCAGAATGTGCAGCGCTTCGTCGATCAGCTGGTTTTCCTGGGCGATGCGATCAGCCTCGACATCCGAGGCTTCAATCAGGGTGAGCTGGGTGTTCATGAGGTACCTCCGAAGGGAACAATCCGGGGGTACACCCCGAGGGGAGTGGTGTCCCCGAGGTGGATATAGAGTCACGGGCATTGCCCGATGACGCGCTGTTTACAGCCGAGTGAATCGGTGGCGTTGTCCGTGCAGGTGTGAGTCACAACCGTTGCAGCGCAATGGGGAGAAGGTTCTTATTCCACGGCCAGTTTCGGGGTCGAAGTCGGCACTGATGGGTATTAGCCGAACCAGCCCATGAGGAAGACCGGCGATGCGTTTCTCGATCTCATCTGTCGTGTAGAAGAGCGATAACATGCTGTAGTCCTCGTAAGCCGTAGCGGACAGGCAGTCGTCGCAAAGCCAGAAGGATTCCATGTGGGTTTTCCTGTGCTGGTTGAAGAAAAGGCGCTCGATTGAGCGCCTTGATGTAAAACATCCTGAATCGTTCAGGCGGACTGAACAGCACGTGTAGCGACACGGCGGGCCGTGCGGGGAGTGGGTGCAGATTCAGGTTTGATCCTGGTCTCTGTTGGGTTGTCGGTATCCTCAGCTTCGGCATCAGCCGACGTTGGGGATGGCTCACTGTTTGGCGCTTGCTCAGCAGGTGCTGTTGCCTCCTGCCTGGCAGGTGCTTTGTACTCGAACGTGCCATTGACCTTGATCCAGTCGATGAACAGCAGACGACCTTTCAGACTGGCGCCCGGTTGGCCTTGTTTATTGCCTTTCTCATAGAGAAATGGGTCGATCCACAGATCGCCGATACGGAACGATAGCAAGACCTTTTTCTCGGCTTTGACGGCGTCCATATAGAGACGAATCAAGCGTTCAGCTTCGCCGCCAGCGACCTTGCAGTCGAAGCGGGTGTACTCGACTGCATCGGTGGCGCCGTGCAGAGCCGCGATATCGCAGGCCATGAATGGCTGGCCGCGACGGACTTGTACTTCGCGGACACGGTTTAGGTAGCCGATACCGACGGTGTGCAGATTGAAGTAAGTGCTCGCTTCTTGGGATTGGTTGGCGTGGGCCATGGTGGTTCTCCTGTTTCAAGGGAAAACGGCGACGCACAGCCCCTGACGGGGAAGTGAGCCCCGTCAGGGTGGGTAAGGTGAAGGCGAGCGATGAAAGACACGCCACCGGCAAGCCGATGACCATCAGATCGATGCGCCTGAAGGATAGCGGTGCAGCCGAGGAGAAATCCGCAGCAGGTCTGCGGACCTAGGGTAGTGGGCATTCATCACCGCGGAAGCGGTAAACGTGCGAGCCTCCGAATGCTGATCGCACTTGGGTAAACCACCACAAACGTGGCGTAGCCTTGAAGGTTCAAGCTACCTGGGCTGGGCTGTCAACGACAGCGAACTACGCCCTTTGTATAAGCCTGTCACAGGGGAGCGTCAAGACGCCGCAAGCTGATTTTTTATGGCCGGAATACAGTGGCAGTTACTGGAGTGAAGAAAGTGAAGAGTGGGCCTGGCGGGGTGCCAGGCGAGGAACAGAAAAGCCACCTTAGGCGGTCTGACGTAGTCGACAAGCGCCTCACAAAACTTGATTTAACTGCGCCATGATTCGCCAACCGACCCTTGTCGTGGCCTGGGTCGGAACATGCTGGCACGCATCCGCGCACAAAGGGTGCCCAGTGTTTCCCCGGTGGGCTCCGGGGCTGAATATGATCGCCATGGCGGATGACCGCTGTTGCCTGGCAGAGGCAACAGCGGTCATCCGCCATATTGATCAGGTCAAGCACAAACAGGAATGAAATCCCATTGATAGAGAAGGCCCCGAACTCTACGAGTTCGACCGAGCTACCCGGAGCGCATCGGTCTTGGGTCGCCGTTGGCGATGATCCGAAGGCACTACAGCAGAGAGAGAAGGATGACGTCAAGGCTGAGGGCAACCTTCAATGCCTCGAGATCGACTACGAGTGAATGAGCTTATTTATTGGCAAGATGAGCAGCCAATTGTTCGACGGTAGCCAGGATAAAGGCACGGTCGCTTTCTGTCAGTCCGCGGAGCAGACCCGCGATCATCTGGCCCTGGTCATTGGGACGATTGCTCGACTCCGTCAGCAGTTCATCCATCCGGCAGTCGAAAATATCTGCTAACTGCATCAGCTTGACCACGGAAAGCTCCACCACACCCCGCTCAAGGCGCGAAATGGCTTCGCTGCCGATCCCCAGGCGTTCAGCCACCTCTTCTTGGGTCAGATTACGCTGGGTTCGGTGCTTCGCGATCATGCGCCCGATTTGGGCTTGGGTTGGATGTTTATGTGCCAAGTGATGAGTTCTCCAATTCAACCCGAATGGTTGAGCAAAGACCCATTGACATGAACATCCTTATCGGTTGAGTATCGACTTAGAAGGTTGTTATATTGACTGAAATAGCTGTTTGTCGCGACGTGACATCTATTCCTCCAGGAATCAGAGGCCGAAGTGACCAGCGAGACTGAGCGGTCTGATAGGGCCAAAGGGAGGTAAGGTTGAGCATGGATGAGCCGCGCGAGAACGTCATGGACCTGATCTGGGATCGAACACTGGAGCTGTTCATCAAGATCCATGACTGCCCTGATAGCCCTGAACATCTCGAGAGCCTCGTTCATTGGCTAAACGAAGATCCTGCTCACCTGAAAGCGTTCAATGAACTGGGGCAGATATGGATCGCGACAGGCATCGCCTTGGCCCGTGAAATCGGACAACCGCTAGACGACTTGGAGAAGGATCAAGCGCCGTTGATGATGCACTGACAACACTCCCGAGGTGCATGTGAGCGCCAATGGTGCCTCATGGACGACGTATACCTTTACTGATCGGCACAGTGCCTTTGCAGTCCGGGTAGTGGGAACATGACCAGAATGGTCCTGATTTTCCCTTCCGCCTAAGCATTGAGGCGTTGCAAATGGGGCAGACAGGCCCGGCTTCGACCGGTACTGAAAAGGTGAGTGCTCCGCAGTTTGAGATCAACTGCGTAATCCAGTGCGCCTGCTTGGCAACGAATGCATCCAAGGTCAGACGTCCCGCTTCGATTTCATCCAGAGCTTGCTCCCAGATCGCTGTCATACCCGGATCCGCGACTGCTGCGGGTACCGCTTCGATTAGGGTATGGGCCGCTGCGGAGGCCGTTAATGCACGTTTTTTTTTCAACAAATAACCGCGATCAATCAACCCCTTGATAATGCCGGCTCGCGTGGCTTCGGTGCCGATACCTGTGGTATCCCGAAGTTTCTGTTTCAGGCGCGGGTCGTTGACCAGCTTGGCCACGTTTTTCATCGCCTTGATCAGATCGCCCTCGGTGAGCGGTTTGGGCGCAGCGGTGCGCATGGACTTGAGGTCGACGTCGTCCACTGCGCACTGCATCCCCTGTTGTAAGGCGGGCAACACCTGGGACTTTTGACTGGGTTCATCGTCTTCGGCGTTGTCGGAGAGTAAGCCTTTCCAGCCATGGACGAGGATTTGTTTGCCAACAGCAGTCAAACGCTCGGCGCCGCACTCCAATTCGACCTCGGTTCGATCAAACTCGTGATGCGGCAGAAATTGCGCTAGGTAGTGGCTACGAATCAATTCGTAGACTTGGCGCTCTTGTTCGGACATCCGCGCAAGATTCGCCGGCTCGGTGGTGGGGATGATGGCGTGGTGCGCGGTGACCTTGGCATCGTTCCATACTCGTGAGCGCAATGATCGATCGATGCTTCCGAGCGCTGGGCGTAACGCGGGATCCATTTTGAGCAAGGCATCGAATACCGCGGCGACCTCGTTGAACATGCTCTCTGGCAAATAACGGCAATCGCTGCGCGGATAGCTGGTGGCTTTGTGGGTTTCATACAAGGCTTGGGCGATGTTCAGCGTTTCCTGAGCGCCGAGTCCCAACTTGCGTGAACAGACTTCTTGCAGTGTGCTCAGGTCCAAGGGCAGGGGTGGCGCTTCGCGCAAATGCTCAATCTGCAGCGAGACTACGGTGGAGGTCTTGCTGCCAGAAAGCGCTTGGACGGCTTGACTGGCGAGCGCCTGCTGCAGGCAGCGACCGGCTTCGTCACGTCCTGAGCTTGGCGGTATCCACGACGCGATGAAGGGTTGCCCCGTTGAAGACAGGTGCACATCCACCACCCAGTACGGCACAGAGACAAAGCTGGCAATCGCGCGGTCTCGTTCAACCACCAAGCGCAAAGTGGGTGTTTGGACGCGTCCAACCGACAGCACGCCGTCATAGCCCGCCCGCCGTCCTAAGAGGGTAAACAAACGACTGAGGTTCATACCAATCAGCCAATCGGCGCGGCTGCGGGCGAGGGCTGAGTGATAGAGCGGGAAGGTCTCCTGACTAGACTTCAGCGACGACAGTGCTTTGCGAATCGACGCCTCGTTGAGTGCGGATAACCAGAGGCGCTCAACAGAACCACGGTAGTTGCAGAGCTCCAGTAACTCGCGGGCAATCATTTCACCTTCGCGATCGGCGTCGGTGGCGATGACGACGGTGGTAGCTTCGCTGAGCAGGTGTTTGATGATTTTGAACTGCGCGACAGTCTTGGGTTTGACCTCAACCCTCCACTGCGCGGGAATGATCGGTAGATGATCCAACGACCAGGTTTTGTACTGATCGCCATAGGCTTCAGGTGGGGCCGTTTCCAGCAGGTGACCGATACACCAGGTGACGGTTGTCTCGGGTCCGATCAAGCAACCATCGCCACGTCGGCTGGCTCCGAGAACCTTGGCAATGTCACGACCTTGGGAAGGTTTCTCGCAGAGAAAGAGACGCATAGAACTGCTCCGGGTTGAGTTCGGAACAGCCTCGTTGGCAACAGCAGTGGCGAGCTATGAGAAACCTGAATGGCAGGTTCCTCATATTAGTCGGTGAGGGCGGTCTTGTGGGCGAGGCTGCTACCTAGTAGTCGCGTGGATGACAGTGCTTCACGAGCAACGAGTAATGACAGACCAGGAACTTCGCGTAAAGGCGCAATTTTTATGCCTCAAGCCCATCATGCCGATGGTGGCTGCCCTCTGCGTTTTTTGGACTTCGACGCAGGCGAGCTTGCCTGGTCTGGAGCCTGCCCGACGTGAGCCGCAGATGAGGTTGATTCACTGGAGCGCTCTCGCATGAGCACGTTCTGCACGCGATGAGGCAGGATGCCGACACGACGCGCCTCGATCTTGAAGGTCACCCGCGCATTGTCTTCACTGTCCTCCCACTCATCGCGCACGGTGCGGCCCTCTACCAACACGCGCATGCCTTTCTGGTACAGCGTGCTCCAGTGTTCAGCCTCGTGGTGCCAGAGCTCGACCGGCGCCCAATAGCCGCCTCGATCCTCATAGCTGCCATCGCGTAGCACGGGGTTGTCGAAGTACACATTCAGGCGCAGCAAGCGCCGTGGCTCGTCATTGCCTGACGGGAACTCCTGGAACTCTGGAGCACTACCGATGTTGCCTTCGCCGACGAAAAAGGTACTCATTGTGATATCTCCGCTGCTGGTGTGAACTGGCGCAGCAGCCGTTCGGCGCTCGCCATTTTGATTGCACAGGTTGAAGCCTGACGGTAGAGCGAATGCACCACGCTCATCTGCAAGTTCAGTGCAATGCGCTTGCATTCGAAACGGTGCAATTCCTCGCGTACGGCCTGCGGCAAGCCCTTGTTGGAGACCTGGCGTTCCCAGACCGCAACGCCCATACGGGCGAAGTCGCGGGTGCGCCATCGCAAAAAGGTGCTGCCCGCACTGGTGTTCTGCAGCACCAATCGAATATCCAGCAACGAGTAAGGCGGTTGTCCGGCCTGCTGCGCCACCGCCTCCATCAGGCGACGTAACTGCGCCTCGGTTTCCCTCGCCACCTGCGCCAGGTACTCCAGCTCCCCCTTACCCTTAAAAGGTTTTAAAAGGCCTTTTAGGGAGGCAGCGTGTTCGAGCTGTCGATAGGCATCCGGTGTGAGTGTTTCGAGGGGCATTGGTTGAATTGGGATTAGAGGCTTCATACTTCATCCTCCGGCTCATCGACTGTCGCAGATGGCTCTAACGCTTCCTCCACCAGCGCGTCAGCGTCATCCACTGCCACAGAGCCATGACGAATGATGGGTGGCGCGAACTGGGAGCGGCGATGCCCCTCTAGGATGTCTATAGGGGGTAATCCAAACTTCTCCATGGCCGCCAGAGCACGAGCGTTGTTCGCCGCCATGTCATCACGGGTGACGCCAGCATGCCGATAACGCTGGGCCTGGCCGAACAGGCTACGCAGCAAATGGGCACCGTCGTCGATCCAAGCTTCCATGTCCCGTCGCCCGATCAAAGCGGTGTGATGGGCCAACAGGGTATGGCGCACCAAGGTGTCGTAGTCAGTCAGCAGGTAGACGGCGAGGAAGCCCAGTTGGCTGCCGATGTACAACGGCAAGGTGACGGGATGGATGTTGAGGTTGTCGCCCATGTCGATCTGCGTCGGCAGCTCTTGTCTGATCCGGTCCAACTGCTGGGTCAGTTCCAGCATCCCAGCCTTGGCCTGCATCAATTTTTCTTCGAGCTGCACGATCGCCCAATCGGCATAGGGGTCGTCCTGCGCTGCGGCCTGTTTGATCAGGTTAGTGACGCTGATGTAGCCGGCCATACCCATAATCGAGTGGACGCCTTCGCGTGCGGTTCGACCTTGCCAGATTCGGGCGGCGTGGTGGGTATGCAGTGTCAGGGTGATGCTGCTGCGCAATGAGCCCAGGTTGAGCTGATAGTGATCGGCCACGGTGTCGTCCTCGCATAGGCTTGGACGGGAACGTTGCGACAGATGAAGGTCAAGGACAGCCAAAAAGCTGAATGCGGTCTGTTCGGTTTGGTTCGAAACGGCGAATTCCCGACACGCTCGACAATGATGCCAGTGGCATCAAATCTACTGACGTCCAGGGCGTTTGCTACGTAGCTGGCGTAGTTCATCCAGGCACGCTTGGGCGAGGGCAGAGGCGGGTTCGCCCTTTTTCCTAAGTTGGCGCGGGGGAGCGGGTGGCGGCTCTGTCATGGGTAACGATTCAGCCTTACCTGCCCAAGGGTGGAAATCGCCTTT
This region of Pseudomonas asgharzadehiana genomic DNA includes:
- a CDS encoding STY4534 family ICE replication protein, producing the protein MAHANQSQEASTYFNLHTVGIGYLNRVREVQVRRGQPFMACDIAALHGATDAVEYTRFDCKVAGGEAERLIRLYMDAVKAEKKVLLSFRIGDLWIDPFLYEKGNKQGQPGASLKGRLLFIDWIKVNGTFEYKAPARQEATAPAEQAPNSEPSPTSADAEAEDTDNPTETRIKPESAPTPRTARRVATRAVQSA
- a CDS encoding PFL_4669 family integrating conjugative element protein — translated: MADHYQLNLGSLRSSITLTLHTHHAARIWQGRTAREGVHSIMGMAGYISVTNLIKQAAAQDDPYADWAIVQLEEKLMQAKAGMLELTQQLDRIRQELPTQIDMGDNLNIHPVTLPLYIGSQLGFLAVYLLTDYDTLVRHTLLAHHTALIGRRDMEAWIDDGAHLLRSLFGQAQRYRHAGVTRDDMAANNARALAAMEKFGLPPIDILEGHRRSQFAPPIIRHGSVAVDDADALVEEALEPSATVDEPEDEV
- a CDS encoding PilL N-terminal domain-containing protein; its protein translation is MERFFTPVCLLGLLSACTAQIPTPLPTSPENAGGSNRAQLSRSTAEESHPTELRYGRYTLVSTEPTAEQRNLLAQIVDVSIPSNLNPSVQEAMHYVLQRSGYSLCPAAEPVKILFTRPLPAAHYRLGPISLRNALQVLAGPAWQLTSDEVSRSVCFERQKNDAAVVRVAPSAAHQPEARP
- a CDS encoding JAB domain-containing protein, whose product is MNTQLTLIEASDVEADRIAQENQLIDEALHILDRRLFTRGPSLTSPDAVASYLKLYVAPQEHEVFGVIFFDARHRVLAFEILFHGSIDGASVYPRQVVKRSLAHNAAAAIFVHNHPSGCTEPSQADRVLTARLKEALALIEVHVLDHFIVGEGRPLSLAEYGWL
- a CDS encoding DUF3158 family protein, with protein sequence MKPLIPIQPMPLETLTPDAYRQLEHAASLKGLLKPFKGKGELEYLAQVARETEAQLRRLMEAVAQQAGQPPYSLLDIRLVLQNTSAGSTFLRWRTRDFARMGVAVWERQVSNKGLPQAVREELHRFECKRIALNLQMSVVHSLYRQASTCAIKMASAERLLRQFTPAAEISQ
- a CDS encoding single-stranded DNA-binding protein; protein product: MSTFFVGEGNIGSAPEFQEFPSGNDEPRRLLRLNVYFDNPVLRDGSYEDRGGYWAPVELWHHEAEHWSTLYQKGMRVLVEGRTVRDEWEDSEDNARVTFKIEARRVGILPHRVQNVLMRERSSESTSSAAHVGQAPDQASSPASKSKKRRGQPPSA
- a CDS encoding chemotaxis protein, which produces MKASTFQTLIVGSLCLAVSGLSGGLYNQYQRVTELENTNAQRLQTLNALQRDSSTLLNAQEKLQYALKDLKQMVDSGEQQVNTLDPMLDQWAQEIQELRDGLAARATEADMIALRARLEHVEQQLLDLKSQPPLPPPTPSSAKPKKTAQPKPAPLLPPFSVLSVEYRGGERFLAVAPPDSRSLKDIQLLHNGEQLGTWQLKVLEQSAAVFAVTAQPDQTVHLP
- a CDS encoding ABC transporter substrate-binding protein, with translation MNSATQTPAMLGASKPFVRGYDNLSIERLLLITYANDCPPCFRSIHDSQVHLPDDALELFPCLFNDDFALISEGQFIPDELDECCPSTGLVRQVVYSVTGEMLSERHHVGDLYSLEEAQAMVHRLKFETGHYSRAWEISTAHLTEEALRYLERRASNFNSGPTGLLFEPFALTDGNGLGCKLIGTPWTDENLMKIEGGLYTSLRQEQLDAGTPEALVNVLYLAALADVRLLIFDPDAAVLDGLAIYDEIATRST
- a CDS encoding helix-turn-helix domain-containing protein, with the protein product MAHKHPTQAQIGRMIAKHRTQRNLTQEEVAERLGIGSEAISRLERGVVELSVVKLMQLADIFDCRMDELLTESSNRPNDQGQMIAGLLRGLTESDRAFILATVEQLAAHLANK
- a CDS encoding DNA topoisomerase III — its product is MRLFLCEKPSQGRDIAKVLGASRRGDGCLIGPETTVTWCIGHLLETAPPEAYGDQYKTWSLDHLPIIPAQWRVEVKPKTVAQFKIIKHLLSEATTVVIATDADREGEMIARELLELCNYRGSVERLWLSALNEASIRKALSSLKSSQETFPLYHSALARSRADWLIGMNLSRLFTLLGRRAGYDGVLSVGRVQTPTLRLVVERDRAIASFVSVPYWVVDVHLSSTGQPFIASWIPPSSGRDEAGRCLQQALASQAVQALSGSKTSTVVSLQIEHLREAPPLPLDLSTLQEVCSRKLGLGAQETLNIAQALYETHKATSYPRSDCRYLPESMFNEVAAVFDALLKMDPALRPALGSIDRSLRSRVWNDAKVTAHHAIIPTTEPANLARMSEQERQVYELIRSHYLAQFLPHHEFDRTEVELECGAERLTAVGKQILVHGWKGLLSDNAEDDEPSQKSQVLPALQQGMQCAVDDVDLKSMRTAAPKPLTEGDLIKAMKNVAKLVNDPRLKQKLRDTTGIGTEATRAGIIKGLIDRGYLLKKKRALTASAAAHTLIEAVPAAVADPGMTAIWEQALDEIEAGRLTLDAFVAKQAHWITQLISNCGALTFSVPVEAGPVCPICNASMLRRKGKSGPFWSCSHYPDCKGTVPISKGIRRP